The proteins below come from a single Sorghum bicolor cultivar BTx623 chromosome 4, Sorghum_bicolor_NCBIv3, whole genome shotgun sequence genomic window:
- the LOC8055082 gene encoding transcription factor HBP-1a, with the protein MGSNDPSTPSKASKASEQDQPPATTSSGTPSVYPEWPSFQAYSAIPPHGFFPPTVAANPQAHPYMWGAQPMVPPYGTPPPPYVMYPPGTVYAHPSTPPTMHPFSHYPMPTNGHAETPGAAPSAPEMNGKSEPGRTSAPSANGITSHSESGSESESEGSDANSQNDSHSKDNDGKEDGNSQNGISYSASQGMLNQTMAMLPVQPGAMVGGVPSSTANLNIGMDYWAASGSAAVPGTHGKAPVGSARGDQWDERELKKQKRKQSNRESARRSRLRKQAECEELGQRAEALRSENSSLRAELERIRKEYEQLLSQNASLKEKLGATSDSIPDMNEKNDGDGSYKRQHDSDAQS; encoded by the exons ATGGGGAGCAATGACCCTAGCACACCCTCCAAGGCTTCAAAGGCATCAGAACAA GATCAACCTCCAGCTACCACATCCAGTGGAACACCTTCAGTGTACCCTGAATGGCCCAGCTTTCAG GCCTACTCAGCAATTCCACCACATGGGTTCTTCCCCCCTACCGTTGCTGCAAATCCACAGGCCCATCCATACATGTGGGGAGCTCAG CCCATGGTACCACCTTATGGGACGCCACCACCACCTTATGTGATGTATCCACCTGGAACAGTATATGCCCATCCCTCTACACCTCCT ACTATGCATCCATTTAGTCATTATCCTATGCCAACAAACGGACATGCTGAAACCCCT GGAGCTGCACCAAGTGCTCCAGAAATGAATG GGAAAAGTGAGCCTGGCAGAACATCTGCTCCATCTGCCAATGGGATTACCTCCCACAG TGAGAGTGGAAGTGAGAGTGAGAGTGAAGGAAGTGATGCCAATTCTCAAAAT GATTCACACTCAAAGGACAATGATGGAAAGGAAGATG GCAATTCTCAGAATGGCATATCTTATTCAGCATCACAAGGAATGTTAAACCAAACCATGGCGATGCTTCCAGTACAACCGGGTGCAATGGTTGGAGGAGTTCCTAGCTCCACAGCTAACTTGAATATTGGAATGGATTATTGGGCAGCTTCAGGTTCTGCAGCTGTCCCTGGAACGCATGGCAAAGCACCAGTTGGTTCAGCTCGGGGAGACCAATGG GATGAAAGGGAACTCAAGAAGCAAAAACGAAAGCAGTCTAATAGAGAATCAGCACGCAGATCCCGGCTGCGCAAACAG GCTGAGTGCGAGGAGCTTGGGCAACGTGCTGAAGCTTTGAGGTCGGAGAACTCCTCTCTCAGGGCCGAGCTTGAGCGGATCAGAAAGGAGTATGAACAGCTACTTTCACAGAATGCTTCCCTCAAG GAAAAGCTGGGGGCCACCAGTGATTCTATTCCtgatatgaatgaaaagaacgacgGCGACGGCAGCTACAAGAGACAACATGATTCCGATGCCCAGTCTTGA